One Mercurialis annua linkage group LG3, ddMerAnnu1.2, whole genome shotgun sequence DNA window includes the following coding sequences:
- the LOC126672189 gene encoding senescence-specific cysteine protease SAG39-like codes for MAWTRIQAWCEQVSDFSDDKFRSMHHGNMRPSSKLMSASSSGFSFRYMNVTAVPATIDWRKAGVVTPVKDQGSCAVAATEGIKKLKTGKLMSLSEQELVDRDITREYGGCDGGDMDNAFRYIIRDKGLTTEANYSYMSSLFDIS; via the exons ATGGCGTGGACCAGGATACAAGCTTGGTGTGAACAAGTTTCTGACTTTTCTGATGACAAATTTCGCTCTATGCATCACGGTAACATGAGACCATCCTCTAAGTTGATGTCTGCTTCCAGCTCCGGATTTTCTTTCAGATATATGAATGTAACTGCTGTGCCAGCTACAATAGATTGGCGAAAGGCGGGTGTTGTGACCCCTGTCAAAGATCAAGGCTCATGTG CAGTAGCAGCAACAGAAGGAATTAAAAAACTCAAAACGGGTAAGCTAATGTCATTATCAGAACAAGAGCTTGTGGACCGTGATATTACAAGAGAGTATGGAGGTTGTGATGGTGGTGACATGGACAACGCTTTTCGATATATCATAAGAGACAAAGGACTCACAACTGAAGCTAATTATTCCTACATGTCATCACTTTTTGATATATCATAA